In a single window of the Mesoplodon densirostris isolate mMesDen1 chromosome 18, mMesDen1 primary haplotype, whole genome shotgun sequence genome:
- the MYO1C gene encoding unconventional myosin-Ic isoform X2 — protein MRYRASALGSDGVRVTMESALTARDRVGVQDFVLLENFTSEAAFIENLRRRFRENLIYTYIGPVLVSVNPYRDLQIYSRQHMERYRGVSFYEVPPHLFAVADTAYRALRTERRDQAVMISGESGAGKTEATKRLLQFYAETCPAPERGGAVRDRLLQSNPVLEAFGNAKTLRNDNSSRFGKYMDVQFDFKGAPVGGHILSYLLEKSRVVHQNHGERNFHIFYQLLEGGEEETLRRLGLERNPQSYLYLVKGQCAKVSSINDKNDWKVVRKALTVIDFTEDEVEDLLSIVASVLHLGNIHFAADEESNAQVTTENQLKYLTRLLGVEGSTLREALTHRKIIAKGEELLSPLNLEQAAYARDALAKAVYSRTFTWLVAKINRSLASKDAESPSWRSTTVLGLLDIYGFEVFQNNSFEQFCINYCNEKLQQLFIELTLKSEQEEYEAEGIAWEPVQYFNNKIICDLVEEKFKGIISILDEECLRPGEATDLTFLEKLEDTIKHHPHFLTHKLADQRTRKSLGRGEFRLLHYAGEVTYNVTGFLDKNNDLLFRNLKETMCSSENPIMSQCFDRSELSDKKRPETVATQFKMSLLQLVEILKSKEPAYVRCIKPNDAKQPGRFDEVLIRHQVKYLGLMENLRVRRAGFAYRRKYEAFLQRYKSLCPETWPIWAGRPQDGVAVLVRHLGYKPEEYKMGRTKIFIRFPKTLFATEDALEVRRQSLATKIQATWRGFHWRQKFLRVKRSAICIQSWWRGTLGRRKAAKRKWAAQTIRRLIRGFILRHAPRCPENAFFLDHVRTSFLLNLRRQLPRNILDTSWPTPPPALREASELLRELCRKNMVWKYCRSISPEWKQQLQQKAVASEIFKGKKDNYPQSVPRLFISTRLGADEISPKVLQALGSEPIQYAVPVVKYDRKGYKPRSRQLLLTPNAVVIVEDAKVKQRIEYANLTGISVSSLSDSLFVLHVQREDNKQKGDVVLQSDHVIETLTKTALSADRVNNININQGSITFAGGPGRDGIIDFTTGSELLITKAKNGHLAVVAPRLNSR, from the exons ATGCGCTACCGAGCGTCG GCCCTGGGCAGTGACGGGGTGCGGGTGACCATGGAGAGTGCACTGACCGCCCGTGACCGGGTCGGGGTACAGGATTTCGTGCTGCTGGAGAACTTCACCAGCGAGGCAGCTTTCATCGAGAACCTGCGGCGACGCTTCCGGGAGAACCTCATCTAC ACCTACATTGGCCCTGTGCTGGTCTCTGTCAACCCCTACCGGGACCTACAGATCTACAGCCGGCAGCACATGGAGCGTTACCGGGGCGTCAGCTTCTATGAGGTGCCACCCCACCT GTTCGCGGTGGCTGACACTGCGTACCGGGCACTGCGCACGGAGCGCCGGGACCAGGCAGTGATGATCTCTGGGGAAAGCGGGGCAGGCAAGACAGAGGCCACCAAGCGGCTGCTGCAGTTCTATGCTGAGACCTGCCCAGCCCCCGAGCGGGGCGGTGCCGTGCGTGACCGGCTGCTGCAGAGCAACCCCGTGCTGGAG GCGTTCGGAAATGCCAAGACCCTCCGGAACGATAACTCCAGCAGGTTCGGGAAGTACATGGACGTGCAGTTTGACTTCAAG GGCGCCCCTGTGGGTGGCCACATCCTCAGTTACCTCCTGGAGAAGTCCCGGGTGGTGCACCAGAATCATGGGGAGAGGAACTTCCACATCTTCTACCAGCTGCTGGAGGGGGGTGAGGAGGAGACACTGCGCAGGCTGGGCCTGGAACGGAACCCCCAGAGCTACCTGTACCTGGTGAAG GGCCAGTGCGCCAAAGTCTCCTCCATCAACGACAAGAATGATTGGAAGGTCGTCAGGAAGGCTCTGACGGTCATCGACTTCACCGAGGATGAGGTGGAG GACCTGCTGAGCATCGTGGCCAGTGTCCTGCATCTGGGCAACATCCACTTTGCTGCCGACGAAGAGAGCAACGCCCAGGTCACAACCGAGAACCAGCTCAAGTATCTGACCCGG CTCCTTGGTGTGGAAGGCTCAACGTTGCGGGAAGCCCTGACGCACAGGAAGATCATCGCCAAGGGCGAAGAG ctcctgaGCCCGCTAAACCTAGAGCAGGCTGCATACGCGCGAGACGCCCTCGCCAAGGCCGTGTACAGTCGCACCTTTACCTGGCTGGTCGCGAAGATCAACAGGTCGCTGGCCTCCAAG GATGCTGAGAGCCCCAGCTGGCGGAGCACCACGGTCCTCGGGCTCCTGGACATTTATGGCTTCGAAGTGTTTCAGAACAACAG CTTTGAGCAGTTCTGCATCAattactgcaatgagaagctgcaGCAGCTCTTCATTGAGCTCACCCTCAAGTCGGAGCAGGAGGAGTATGAGGCAGAGGGCATCGCG TGGGAGCCTGTCCAGTATTTCAACAACAAGATCATCTGTGACCTGGTGGAGGAGAAGTTCAAGGGCATCATCTCCATTTTG GATGAGGAGTGTCTGCGCCCCGGGGAGGCCACGGACCTGACCTTCCTGGAGAAGCTGGAGGACACCATCAAGCACCATCCACACTTCCTGAC GCACAAGCTGGCTGACCAGCGGACCAGGAAATCTCTGGGCCGCGGGGAGTTCCGCCTGCTGCACTATGCTGGGGAGGTGACCTACAACGTGACCG GGTTTCTGGATAAAAACAATGACCTTCTTTTCCGgaacctgaaggag ACCATGTGCAGCTCGGAAAATCCCATCATGAGCCAGTGCTTCGACCGGAGCGAGCTCAGTGACAAGAAGCGGCCAGAGACG GTGGCCACCCAGTTCAAGATGAGCCTCCTGCAGCTGGTGGAGATCCTGAAGTCTAAGGAGCCTGCCTACGTCCGCTGCATCAAGCCCAATGACGCCAAGCAGCCCG GCCGCTTTGACGAGGTGCTGATCCGGCACCAGGTGAAGTACCTGGGGCTGATGGAGAACCTGCGCGTGCGCAGAGCCGGCTTTGCCTATCGCCGCAAATACGAGGctttcctgcagag GTACAAGTCACTGTGCCCAGAGACATGGCCCATatgggcaggacggccccaggaTGGGGTGGCTGTGTTGGTCAGACACCTCGGCTACAAGCCGGAAGAGTACAAGATGGGCAG GACCAAGATCTTCATCCGCTTCCCCAAGACCCTGTTTGCCACAGAGGATGCCTTGGAGGTCCGGCGGCAGAGCCTGG CCACGAAGATCCAGGCCACCTGGAGGGGCTTTCACTGGCGGCAGAAATTCCTCCGGGTGAAGCGATCAG CCATCTGCATCCAGTCGTGGTGGCGAGGGACCCTGGGCCGGAGGAAGGCAGCCAAGAGGAAGTGGGCAGCACAGACCATCCGGCG GCTCATCCGCGGCTTCATTCTGCGCCACGCACCCCGTTGCCCTGAGAATGCCTTCTTCCTGGATCACGTGCGCACCTCTTTTTTGCTCAACCTGCGGCGGCAGCTGCCCCGGAATATCCTGGACACTTCCTGGCCCACGCCGCCACCTGCCCTGCGTGAG GCCTCGGAACTGCTGCGGGAGCTGTGCCGGAAGAACATGGTGTGGAAGTACTGCCGGAGCATCAGCCCTGAGTGGAAGCAGCAG CTGCAGCAGAAAGCCGTGGCTAGTGAGATCTTCAAGGGCAAGAAGGACAATTACCCCCAGAGTGTCCCCAGGCTCTTCATCAGCACACGGCTTG GTGCAGATGAGATCAGCCCCAAAGTGCTGCAGGCCCTGGGCTCTGAGCCCATCCAG TACGCAGTGCCCGTCGTGAAATATGACCGCAAGGGCTACAAGCCCCGCTCCCGGCAGCTGCTGCTGACGCCCAACGCCGTGGTCATCGTGGAGGATGCCAAAGTCAAGCAGAGGATCGAGTACGCCAACCTGACCG GAATCTCCGTCAGCAGCCTGAGCGACAGCCTCTTTGTGCTCCACGTGCAGCGTGAGGACAATAAGCAGAAG GGGGACGTGGTGCTGCAGAGTGACCATGTGATTGAGACACTGACCAAGACGGCCCTCAGTGCCGACCGTGTGAACAACATCAACATCAACCAGGGCAG CATCACGTTCGCAGGGGGTCCCGGCAGGGATGGCATCATCGACTTCACGACCGGCTCGGAGCTACTCATCACCAAGGCCAAGAATGGGCACCtggctgtg GTGGCCCCACGGCTGAACTCTCGGTGA
- the MYO1C gene encoding unconventional myosin-Ic isoform X3: protein MESALTARDRVGVQDFVLLENFTSEAAFIENLRRRFRENLIYTYIGPVLVSVNPYRDLQIYSRQHMERYRGVSFYEVPPHLFAVADTAYRALRTERRDQAVMISGESGAGKTEATKRLLQFYAETCPAPERGGAVRDRLLQSNPVLEAFGNAKTLRNDNSSRFGKYMDVQFDFKGAPVGGHILSYLLEKSRVVHQNHGERNFHIFYQLLEGGEEETLRRLGLERNPQSYLYLVKGQCAKVSSINDKNDWKVVRKALTVIDFTEDEVEDLLSIVASVLHLGNIHFAADEESNAQVTTENQLKYLTRLLGVEGSTLREALTHRKIIAKGEELLSPLNLEQAAYARDALAKAVYSRTFTWLVAKINRSLASKDAESPSWRSTTVLGLLDIYGFEVFQNNSFEQFCINYCNEKLQQLFIELTLKSEQEEYEAEGIAWEPVQYFNNKIICDLVEEKFKGIISILDEECLRPGEATDLTFLEKLEDTIKHHPHFLTHKLADQRTRKSLGRGEFRLLHYAGEVTYNVTGFLDKNNDLLFRNLKETMCSSENPIMSQCFDRSELSDKKRPETVATQFKMSLLQLVEILKSKEPAYVRCIKPNDAKQPGRFDEVLIRHQVKYLGLMENLRVRRAGFAYRRKYEAFLQRYKSLCPETWPIWAGRPQDGVAVLVRHLGYKPEEYKMGRTKIFIRFPKTLFATEDALEVRRQSLATKIQATWRGFHWRQKFLRVKRSAICIQSWWRGTLGRRKAAKRKWAAQTIRRLIRGFILRHAPRCPENAFFLDHVRTSFLLNLRRQLPRNILDTSWPTPPPALREASELLRELCRKNMVWKYCRSISPEWKQQLQQKAVASEIFKGKKDNYPQSVPRLFISTRLGADEISPKVLQALGSEPIQYAVPVVKYDRKGYKPRSRQLLLTPNAVVIVEDAKVKQRIEYANLTGISVSSLSDSLFVLHVQREDNKQKGDVVLQSDHVIETLTKTALSADRVNNININQGSITFAGGPGRDGIIDFTTGSELLITKAKNGHLAVVAPRLNSR from the exons ATGGAGAGTGCACTGACCGCCCGTGACCGGGTCGGGGTACAGGATTTCGTGCTGCTGGAGAACTTCACCAGCGAGGCAGCTTTCATCGAGAACCTGCGGCGACGCTTCCGGGAGAACCTCATCTAC ACCTACATTGGCCCTGTGCTGGTCTCTGTCAACCCCTACCGGGACCTACAGATCTACAGCCGGCAGCACATGGAGCGTTACCGGGGCGTCAGCTTCTATGAGGTGCCACCCCACCT GTTCGCGGTGGCTGACACTGCGTACCGGGCACTGCGCACGGAGCGCCGGGACCAGGCAGTGATGATCTCTGGGGAAAGCGGGGCAGGCAAGACAGAGGCCACCAAGCGGCTGCTGCAGTTCTATGCTGAGACCTGCCCAGCCCCCGAGCGGGGCGGTGCCGTGCGTGACCGGCTGCTGCAGAGCAACCCCGTGCTGGAG GCGTTCGGAAATGCCAAGACCCTCCGGAACGATAACTCCAGCAGGTTCGGGAAGTACATGGACGTGCAGTTTGACTTCAAG GGCGCCCCTGTGGGTGGCCACATCCTCAGTTACCTCCTGGAGAAGTCCCGGGTGGTGCACCAGAATCATGGGGAGAGGAACTTCCACATCTTCTACCAGCTGCTGGAGGGGGGTGAGGAGGAGACACTGCGCAGGCTGGGCCTGGAACGGAACCCCCAGAGCTACCTGTACCTGGTGAAG GGCCAGTGCGCCAAAGTCTCCTCCATCAACGACAAGAATGATTGGAAGGTCGTCAGGAAGGCTCTGACGGTCATCGACTTCACCGAGGATGAGGTGGAG GACCTGCTGAGCATCGTGGCCAGTGTCCTGCATCTGGGCAACATCCACTTTGCTGCCGACGAAGAGAGCAACGCCCAGGTCACAACCGAGAACCAGCTCAAGTATCTGACCCGG CTCCTTGGTGTGGAAGGCTCAACGTTGCGGGAAGCCCTGACGCACAGGAAGATCATCGCCAAGGGCGAAGAG ctcctgaGCCCGCTAAACCTAGAGCAGGCTGCATACGCGCGAGACGCCCTCGCCAAGGCCGTGTACAGTCGCACCTTTACCTGGCTGGTCGCGAAGATCAACAGGTCGCTGGCCTCCAAG GATGCTGAGAGCCCCAGCTGGCGGAGCACCACGGTCCTCGGGCTCCTGGACATTTATGGCTTCGAAGTGTTTCAGAACAACAG CTTTGAGCAGTTCTGCATCAattactgcaatgagaagctgcaGCAGCTCTTCATTGAGCTCACCCTCAAGTCGGAGCAGGAGGAGTATGAGGCAGAGGGCATCGCG TGGGAGCCTGTCCAGTATTTCAACAACAAGATCATCTGTGACCTGGTGGAGGAGAAGTTCAAGGGCATCATCTCCATTTTG GATGAGGAGTGTCTGCGCCCCGGGGAGGCCACGGACCTGACCTTCCTGGAGAAGCTGGAGGACACCATCAAGCACCATCCACACTTCCTGAC GCACAAGCTGGCTGACCAGCGGACCAGGAAATCTCTGGGCCGCGGGGAGTTCCGCCTGCTGCACTATGCTGGGGAGGTGACCTACAACGTGACCG GGTTTCTGGATAAAAACAATGACCTTCTTTTCCGgaacctgaaggag ACCATGTGCAGCTCGGAAAATCCCATCATGAGCCAGTGCTTCGACCGGAGCGAGCTCAGTGACAAGAAGCGGCCAGAGACG GTGGCCACCCAGTTCAAGATGAGCCTCCTGCAGCTGGTGGAGATCCTGAAGTCTAAGGAGCCTGCCTACGTCCGCTGCATCAAGCCCAATGACGCCAAGCAGCCCG GCCGCTTTGACGAGGTGCTGATCCGGCACCAGGTGAAGTACCTGGGGCTGATGGAGAACCTGCGCGTGCGCAGAGCCGGCTTTGCCTATCGCCGCAAATACGAGGctttcctgcagag GTACAAGTCACTGTGCCCAGAGACATGGCCCATatgggcaggacggccccaggaTGGGGTGGCTGTGTTGGTCAGACACCTCGGCTACAAGCCGGAAGAGTACAAGATGGGCAG GACCAAGATCTTCATCCGCTTCCCCAAGACCCTGTTTGCCACAGAGGATGCCTTGGAGGTCCGGCGGCAGAGCCTGG CCACGAAGATCCAGGCCACCTGGAGGGGCTTTCACTGGCGGCAGAAATTCCTCCGGGTGAAGCGATCAG CCATCTGCATCCAGTCGTGGTGGCGAGGGACCCTGGGCCGGAGGAAGGCAGCCAAGAGGAAGTGGGCAGCACAGACCATCCGGCG GCTCATCCGCGGCTTCATTCTGCGCCACGCACCCCGTTGCCCTGAGAATGCCTTCTTCCTGGATCACGTGCGCACCTCTTTTTTGCTCAACCTGCGGCGGCAGCTGCCCCGGAATATCCTGGACACTTCCTGGCCCACGCCGCCACCTGCCCTGCGTGAG GCCTCGGAACTGCTGCGGGAGCTGTGCCGGAAGAACATGGTGTGGAAGTACTGCCGGAGCATCAGCCCTGAGTGGAAGCAGCAG CTGCAGCAGAAAGCCGTGGCTAGTGAGATCTTCAAGGGCAAGAAGGACAATTACCCCCAGAGTGTCCCCAGGCTCTTCATCAGCACACGGCTTG GTGCAGATGAGATCAGCCCCAAAGTGCTGCAGGCCCTGGGCTCTGAGCCCATCCAG TACGCAGTGCCCGTCGTGAAATATGACCGCAAGGGCTACAAGCCCCGCTCCCGGCAGCTGCTGCTGACGCCCAACGCCGTGGTCATCGTGGAGGATGCCAAAGTCAAGCAGAGGATCGAGTACGCCAACCTGACCG GAATCTCCGTCAGCAGCCTGAGCGACAGCCTCTTTGTGCTCCACGTGCAGCGTGAGGACAATAAGCAGAAG GGGGACGTGGTGCTGCAGAGTGACCATGTGATTGAGACACTGACCAAGACGGCCCTCAGTGCCGACCGTGTGAACAACATCAACATCAACCAGGGCAG CATCACGTTCGCAGGGGGTCCCGGCAGGGATGGCATCATCGACTTCACGACCGGCTCGGAGCTACTCATCACCAAGGCCAAGAATGGGCACCtggctgtg GTGGCCCCACGGCTGAACTCTCGGTGA
- the MYO1C gene encoding unconventional myosin-Ic isoform X1 translates to MALQVELIPTGEIIRVVHPHRPCKLALGSDGVRVTMESALTARDRVGVQDFVLLENFTSEAAFIENLRRRFRENLIYTYIGPVLVSVNPYRDLQIYSRQHMERYRGVSFYEVPPHLFAVADTAYRALRTERRDQAVMISGESGAGKTEATKRLLQFYAETCPAPERGGAVRDRLLQSNPVLEAFGNAKTLRNDNSSRFGKYMDVQFDFKGAPVGGHILSYLLEKSRVVHQNHGERNFHIFYQLLEGGEEETLRRLGLERNPQSYLYLVKGQCAKVSSINDKNDWKVVRKALTVIDFTEDEVEDLLSIVASVLHLGNIHFAADEESNAQVTTENQLKYLTRLLGVEGSTLREALTHRKIIAKGEELLSPLNLEQAAYARDALAKAVYSRTFTWLVAKINRSLASKDAESPSWRSTTVLGLLDIYGFEVFQNNSFEQFCINYCNEKLQQLFIELTLKSEQEEYEAEGIAWEPVQYFNNKIICDLVEEKFKGIISILDEECLRPGEATDLTFLEKLEDTIKHHPHFLTHKLADQRTRKSLGRGEFRLLHYAGEVTYNVTGFLDKNNDLLFRNLKETMCSSENPIMSQCFDRSELSDKKRPETVATQFKMSLLQLVEILKSKEPAYVRCIKPNDAKQPGRFDEVLIRHQVKYLGLMENLRVRRAGFAYRRKYEAFLQRYKSLCPETWPIWAGRPQDGVAVLVRHLGYKPEEYKMGRTKIFIRFPKTLFATEDALEVRRQSLATKIQATWRGFHWRQKFLRVKRSAICIQSWWRGTLGRRKAAKRKWAAQTIRRLIRGFILRHAPRCPENAFFLDHVRTSFLLNLRRQLPRNILDTSWPTPPPALREASELLRELCRKNMVWKYCRSISPEWKQQLQQKAVASEIFKGKKDNYPQSVPRLFISTRLGADEISPKVLQALGSEPIQYAVPVVKYDRKGYKPRSRQLLLTPNAVVIVEDAKVKQRIEYANLTGISVSSLSDSLFVLHVQREDNKQKGDVVLQSDHVIETLTKTALSADRVNNININQGSITFAGGPGRDGIIDFTTGSELLITKAKNGHLAVVAPRLNSR, encoded by the exons ATGGCCCTGCAAGTGGAGCTGATACCCACCGGGGAGATCATCCGTGTGGTTCATCCCCACAGGCCCTGCAAGCTT GCCCTGGGCAGTGACGGGGTGCGGGTGACCATGGAGAGTGCACTGACCGCCCGTGACCGGGTCGGGGTACAGGATTTCGTGCTGCTGGAGAACTTCACCAGCGAGGCAGCTTTCATCGAGAACCTGCGGCGACGCTTCCGGGAGAACCTCATCTAC ACCTACATTGGCCCTGTGCTGGTCTCTGTCAACCCCTACCGGGACCTACAGATCTACAGCCGGCAGCACATGGAGCGTTACCGGGGCGTCAGCTTCTATGAGGTGCCACCCCACCT GTTCGCGGTGGCTGACACTGCGTACCGGGCACTGCGCACGGAGCGCCGGGACCAGGCAGTGATGATCTCTGGGGAAAGCGGGGCAGGCAAGACAGAGGCCACCAAGCGGCTGCTGCAGTTCTATGCTGAGACCTGCCCAGCCCCCGAGCGGGGCGGTGCCGTGCGTGACCGGCTGCTGCAGAGCAACCCCGTGCTGGAG GCGTTCGGAAATGCCAAGACCCTCCGGAACGATAACTCCAGCAGGTTCGGGAAGTACATGGACGTGCAGTTTGACTTCAAG GGCGCCCCTGTGGGTGGCCACATCCTCAGTTACCTCCTGGAGAAGTCCCGGGTGGTGCACCAGAATCATGGGGAGAGGAACTTCCACATCTTCTACCAGCTGCTGGAGGGGGGTGAGGAGGAGACACTGCGCAGGCTGGGCCTGGAACGGAACCCCCAGAGCTACCTGTACCTGGTGAAG GGCCAGTGCGCCAAAGTCTCCTCCATCAACGACAAGAATGATTGGAAGGTCGTCAGGAAGGCTCTGACGGTCATCGACTTCACCGAGGATGAGGTGGAG GACCTGCTGAGCATCGTGGCCAGTGTCCTGCATCTGGGCAACATCCACTTTGCTGCCGACGAAGAGAGCAACGCCCAGGTCACAACCGAGAACCAGCTCAAGTATCTGACCCGG CTCCTTGGTGTGGAAGGCTCAACGTTGCGGGAAGCCCTGACGCACAGGAAGATCATCGCCAAGGGCGAAGAG ctcctgaGCCCGCTAAACCTAGAGCAGGCTGCATACGCGCGAGACGCCCTCGCCAAGGCCGTGTACAGTCGCACCTTTACCTGGCTGGTCGCGAAGATCAACAGGTCGCTGGCCTCCAAG GATGCTGAGAGCCCCAGCTGGCGGAGCACCACGGTCCTCGGGCTCCTGGACATTTATGGCTTCGAAGTGTTTCAGAACAACAG CTTTGAGCAGTTCTGCATCAattactgcaatgagaagctgcaGCAGCTCTTCATTGAGCTCACCCTCAAGTCGGAGCAGGAGGAGTATGAGGCAGAGGGCATCGCG TGGGAGCCTGTCCAGTATTTCAACAACAAGATCATCTGTGACCTGGTGGAGGAGAAGTTCAAGGGCATCATCTCCATTTTG GATGAGGAGTGTCTGCGCCCCGGGGAGGCCACGGACCTGACCTTCCTGGAGAAGCTGGAGGACACCATCAAGCACCATCCACACTTCCTGAC GCACAAGCTGGCTGACCAGCGGACCAGGAAATCTCTGGGCCGCGGGGAGTTCCGCCTGCTGCACTATGCTGGGGAGGTGACCTACAACGTGACCG GGTTTCTGGATAAAAACAATGACCTTCTTTTCCGgaacctgaaggag ACCATGTGCAGCTCGGAAAATCCCATCATGAGCCAGTGCTTCGACCGGAGCGAGCTCAGTGACAAGAAGCGGCCAGAGACG GTGGCCACCCAGTTCAAGATGAGCCTCCTGCAGCTGGTGGAGATCCTGAAGTCTAAGGAGCCTGCCTACGTCCGCTGCATCAAGCCCAATGACGCCAAGCAGCCCG GCCGCTTTGACGAGGTGCTGATCCGGCACCAGGTGAAGTACCTGGGGCTGATGGAGAACCTGCGCGTGCGCAGAGCCGGCTTTGCCTATCGCCGCAAATACGAGGctttcctgcagag GTACAAGTCACTGTGCCCAGAGACATGGCCCATatgggcaggacggccccaggaTGGGGTGGCTGTGTTGGTCAGACACCTCGGCTACAAGCCGGAAGAGTACAAGATGGGCAG GACCAAGATCTTCATCCGCTTCCCCAAGACCCTGTTTGCCACAGAGGATGCCTTGGAGGTCCGGCGGCAGAGCCTGG CCACGAAGATCCAGGCCACCTGGAGGGGCTTTCACTGGCGGCAGAAATTCCTCCGGGTGAAGCGATCAG CCATCTGCATCCAGTCGTGGTGGCGAGGGACCCTGGGCCGGAGGAAGGCAGCCAAGAGGAAGTGGGCAGCACAGACCATCCGGCG GCTCATCCGCGGCTTCATTCTGCGCCACGCACCCCGTTGCCCTGAGAATGCCTTCTTCCTGGATCACGTGCGCACCTCTTTTTTGCTCAACCTGCGGCGGCAGCTGCCCCGGAATATCCTGGACACTTCCTGGCCCACGCCGCCACCTGCCCTGCGTGAG GCCTCGGAACTGCTGCGGGAGCTGTGCCGGAAGAACATGGTGTGGAAGTACTGCCGGAGCATCAGCCCTGAGTGGAAGCAGCAG CTGCAGCAGAAAGCCGTGGCTAGTGAGATCTTCAAGGGCAAGAAGGACAATTACCCCCAGAGTGTCCCCAGGCTCTTCATCAGCACACGGCTTG GTGCAGATGAGATCAGCCCCAAAGTGCTGCAGGCCCTGGGCTCTGAGCCCATCCAG TACGCAGTGCCCGTCGTGAAATATGACCGCAAGGGCTACAAGCCCCGCTCCCGGCAGCTGCTGCTGACGCCCAACGCCGTGGTCATCGTGGAGGATGCCAAAGTCAAGCAGAGGATCGAGTACGCCAACCTGACCG GAATCTCCGTCAGCAGCCTGAGCGACAGCCTCTTTGTGCTCCACGTGCAGCGTGAGGACAATAAGCAGAAG GGGGACGTGGTGCTGCAGAGTGACCATGTGATTGAGACACTGACCAAGACGGCCCTCAGTGCCGACCGTGTGAACAACATCAACATCAACCAGGGCAG CATCACGTTCGCAGGGGGTCCCGGCAGGGATGGCATCATCGACTTCACGACCGGCTCGGAGCTACTCATCACCAAGGCCAAGAATGGGCACCtggctgtg GTGGCCCCACGGCTGAACTCTCGGTGA